Proteins from one Neodiprion fabricii isolate iyNeoFabr1 chromosome 5, iyNeoFabr1.1, whole genome shotgun sequence genomic window:
- the LOC124182287 gene encoding serine/threonine-protein kinase ATR-like isoform X2, with the protein MSSDSTAELSNSSNSVATAETVWRVINNPLVAILSDLQNDTAERTIRVILGSILKGSANLTNVLVPPQVVGENYKNLERQYTEFTIWLFGTMFYISGAPFGTEVHSSSLEVQACMLRILATHYPPNFNRISSELLDVLEDIVKFEANCKPGDQMEIARFQAESGVIGYLDLVSLPLRVPEKRLYSLQIFILKIILNIGVTQWNQSRLWDVCLKMIVDSSPDVKFLALKIATQMMQRSLIGPKEKYAIIVRTIEMVKLVPSWKSLGVLSAGTDAEWVEILTNFVSEMGTSPTATSLCYDVIDLTICNNFDVSSEPLRDAACAKITRYLMDNPTSCTPDEITRCSIYLKNWTGFLEIMQHLVLNDIECSMSKLKQNSLLTSETWSILGKIFADKLQRKEFHFTLEILKCSSWLDFQIAQANIDVSFYGKESESIALVFINELRAKSSVNPTLIFENINQLCRHREVKNVELHEVLLESLPHIGQSFVNIRQQIVTAAKSLDVTMKIKSLDTLCQFGNFEKRLPLIKSCVISDYVELAVAGIRNLKFAIGEGKSYSVTSVVEIMNLAAASAKEELRLAIVECMGGIVCLLSGRAVMAREVDRSTQWVIKCADCDKILAGEIQSAVCVPFEVERFLISQFKLFATLSTNQRLLMSRNFLSFSNHTKFFNSSTTARIWLPYIRDDSKKLRENVGKAIVYVIQNMIKLQEESKCTSPDLKEFETLIMQVFTEVLESVFASPNLDLHLTIIETVQKVASFREHLYRMEESLLKMFLITILHTNSNSIVISTAVTAFQEIAACHETTPKLLYHRYKRGFLDLMIEMAVRNCINHSYNLATSLHRAAKCVGYQGSRQLLHKDGNYAICTLLPWIIKFPQVRCLCSDMAELITMNEKDMFIEYFQYICPHVLINENETTGQKCLLLIESITNTSISDLMSRSFMGIFSELMLHFHTRIVDVIKHLEVLSQFDMEYEGKFDSRENVAAYLKPRLHGVLVNLDSNLSSRSDETVQKLALGSLAVLMQFMGERHLTPLRFKLLGTLRTSLSFNRPGFQELVCDAWDSFLHNIAVGDLGPLIPTIFISLATLLERRPDETSAMMEYLVIKRNREVADYIPELFFIDDLKVPEKIAAVVKQHIALTRPNNFEDNLSMWLKRTVHETHEIRYKALIYLKKFLADSRSHLNDMILSGNVVDPLIVELLDTLLNGCRDKDENVRLASGECLGELGAVEPSLLPRRIQSKDEPKFIFETNEEFACLALTYLVRAFQSQKNTQSMGCFALAIQEILKTYSISPEGTNRHCWEQFPNTVQQMIHPFLNSHYKITTIKDDNEYPHPIYGSEEGSTFNKWSYNWICSMSDSVHDSALKNLIAACRPAFRRDVKSLILFIPYVVSHIVANGNPDECNKIGDEMLAVINVIEQTSVDKNLVDRRPLRYQSESASNSTRISDEDKRIHCSQVVFSILDHLQRWLRERRSIRDEKYHSIKRFCKTFNSLALAQGCYQTQEYHRSLMYLEDHMASSNQGLAESMETGLLAKIYAQLEEPDGVSGILATQDEVPTLQQLVLAHEVSGQLQDAATCYERLAQGKNVKPKYLQGMVQCYLGLDHPFTATNITEGILNNRPELQPLIVDDEMFWRLADFSQLDDMAKNTAKKSLLDGLIAGLPPDLSSIKKRLVSMLGAASRQGTYQQSYPQIMKLHILNEFEKAAAIMLINPEQLPNIFDEWEMRGQLVRASRGVESVLSMRRATLDLAVQLHRQTTETENSILKQEIGKIWLKSAKIARKSRLYQQAYMYILSASDSCPPQELYIEQAQLYWQKGCQEEAFTTLKRCFANCFQPSAHYKQMPPDSCVEERRQCARAKLLYAKYNDETLNVDTDGNISNYKEAIEVWRVWEKSLLSCARYYESIVDRMSDEERDIKGRDLQIHMMNYYGKSLQYGCKYIHQSMPRLLTIWLDFASRLQVSNGSTKIREDALAKMTKLVEVYLERLPTFMWLTAFSQLVSRICHPCREVQNTLCSILVKLISAYPQHCLWMMASVFKSSYPVRQKRCQEIFNHPDLRVSRHTKLIQDFNRLWERLIELSNRAIPEKTAFTTVSALSKYLPRLLASSDFGQIMIPTTKFRQLHLPSKVTPIETHNPFPTQWTHIIGIEDRVMVMQSLQRPRRITLRGSDGKQYLFMCKPKDDLRRDFRLMEFNDIVNKYLQKDPESRQRRLYIRTYSVVPLNEECGLIEWVHNLVGFRPILLDFYKERGISMSARELKNVMCQLRDSLEKKRKVFLDVLLPRHPPVLGEWFRLTFPDPYGWYEARTAYIRTTAVMSMVGYILGLGDRHGENILFDSKCGDCVHVDFNCLFNRGEFFDWPERVPFRLTNNMVEAMGPLKYEGPFRRACQTTMRVLREQATTLVSVLTPFVYDPLVSWNKNQPDAAEKTNEKAVENIKNIEQRLKGLLRSQGKKADNIALNLSVEGQTNHLILEATSVDNLCQMYVGWGPYL; encoded by the exons atgagCAGCGATTCTACTGCCGAATTATCAAATTCGAGTAACAG CGTAGCGACTGCAGAAACAGTATGGAGAGTGATAAACAACCCTTTGGTCGCTATATTGTCGGACCTACAAAACGACACGGCGGAACGAACAATTCGTGTCATTTTGGGTTCCATTCTTAAGGGGTCTGCCAACCTGACAAATGTTTTGGTTCCCCCGCAGGTGGTAGGAGagaattacaaaaatcttGAGAGACAGTATACAG AATTTACAATTTGGCTTTTTGGAACGATGTTCTACATATCGGGTGCACCGTTTGGTACAGAAGTACACTCTAGCAGTTTGGAAGTACAAGCTTGTATGCTGCGCATATTGGCTACACATTACCCGCCGAATTTTAATCGAATATCTTCAGAGCTGCTGGATGTTTTGGAAG atattgtaaaatttgaagcaAACTGTAAGCCTGGAGATCAGATGGAAATAGCCAGATTCCAGGCTGAGTCTGGTGTTATAGGTTACTTAGATCTCGTTTCCTTGCCGCTCAGGGTACCTGAAAAAAGGCTTTATTCTCTacagatttttatattaaag ATCATTTTAAACATTGGTGTTACACAATGGAACCAGTCAAGGTTATGGGATGTGTGTCTCAAAATGATCGTTGATTCTTCACCAGATGTAAAATTCCTTGCACTAAAAATTGCAACGCAGATGATGCAAAGATCGCTAATTGGGCCAAAG GAAAAATACGCAATCATAGTTCGGACTATAGAGATGGTCAAGCTTGTTCCTAGCTGGAAAAGTCTCGGTGTACTATCGGCAGGCACGGATGCAGAATGGGTGGAAATTTTGACGAATTTTGTCAGCGAGATGGGAACTTCTCCAACTGCTACCAGCCTTTGTTATGATGTCATTGATTTGACaatctgtaataattttgatg TAAGTTCTGAGCCTTTGAGAGATGCAGCGTGCGCCAAAATCACACGTTATTTAATGGACAATCCAACCTCATGTACTCCTGACGAAATAACCAGGTGTTCTATTTATCTTAAGAATTGGAcg gGTTTTCTCGAGATAATGCAACACCTAGTGTTAAATGACATTGAATGTTCGATGTCAAAGCTTAAACAGAATTCATTACTAACTAGCGAGACGTGGAGTATCTTGGGAAAGATTTTTGCTGATAAGTTACAACGTAAAGAATTCCACTTCACTTTAGAGATCCTGAAATGTTCGAGCTGGCTAGACTTCCAGATTGCTCAGGCCAATATTGATGTTTCATTTTATGGAAAAGAGTCTGAAAGCATAGCTCTAGTTTTCATAAACGAACTGCGTGCTAAATCCAGTGTAAACCCAACTTTAATTTTCGAGAATATAAATCAGCTCTGCAGGCAcagagaagtaaaaaatgtaGAGTTACACGAAGTTCTCTTAGAATCCCTGCCACATATTGGACAGTCATTTGTGAACATTCGACAGCAAATTGTCACCGCTGCGAAATCCTTGGAtgttacgatgaaaattaaatcctTGGATACTCTTTGCCAATtcggaaatttcgaaaaacgtcTTCCGCTCATCAAAAGCTGCGTCATTTCCGACTACGTTGAGCTGGCCGTCGCTGGTATTCG AAATCTGAAGTTTGCCATTGGGGAAGGTAAATCTTACTCTGTCACCTCTGTAGTGGAAATAATGAATCTAGCCGCAGCTTCGGCTAAAGAAGAATTGCGTTTAGCCATAGTCGAATGTATGGGAGGAATAGTTTGTTTGCTTTCCGGGCGAGCAGTGATGGCTAG agAGGTTGATCGCTCGACTCAATGGGTGATAAAATGTGCCGATTGTGACAAGATTCTTGCTGGGGAAATACAGAGTGCAGTCTGCGTCCCATTTGAAGTAGAGCGATTTTTGATATCGCAGTTTAAACTCTTCGCTACCCTATCGACGAATCAACGTTTGTTAATGTCTCGCAATTTTCTGTCTTTCTCTAATCACACCAAATTCTTCAATAGCAGTACAACAGCGAGAATATGGCTACCGTACATCAGAGACGATAGTAAAAAATTGCGTGAAAACGTTGGCAAAGCGATTGTCTACGTTATACAAAACATGATAAAACTTCAAGAGGAGTCGAAATGCACTTCCCCAGATTTGAAAGAGTTTGAAACGCTGATTATGCAGGTTTTTACGGAAGTTCTGGAAAGTGTTTTTGCATCACCAAATCTCGATTTACATCTCACAATAATCGAAACTGTTCAGAAAGTGGCCAG TTTCAGAGAGCACCTATACCGGATGGAGGAATCTCTGctcaaaatgtttttgataaCGATTCTTCACACCAATTCAAACTCCATAGTAATATCAACAGCGGTCACAGCTTTCCAGGAAATTGCTGCGTGCCACGAAACTACACCAAAGTTATTGTACCATCGCTACAAAAGAGGATTTCTAGAT CTAATGATCGAAATGGCGGTACGCAACTGCATCAATCACTCCTACAACTTGGCCACATCCTTGCACAGAGCTGCTAAATGCGTAGGGTATCAAGGCTCTCGTCAGCTCTTACACAAGGATGGAAACTATGCTATCTGCACTCTGCTTCCCTGGATAATCAAGTTTCCTCAAGTTAGATGCTTGTGCAGCGACATGGCTGAGCTCATAACGATGAACGAGAAGGACATGTTCATAGAGTATTTTCAGTACATCTGTCCTCACGTTTTGatcaatgaaaatgaaactacGGGACAAAAGTGCCTTCTGTTGATAGAAAGCATCACCAACACCAGCATAAGCGATCTTATGAGCAGATCTTTCAtg GGAATATTTAGTGAACTAATGCTGCATTTTCATACCCGTATCGTCGACGTTATCAAACATCTCGAGGTGCTTTCTCAATTCGACATGGAGTATGAAGGAAAGTTCGACTCCAGAGAAAACGTC GCAGCTTATCTGAAGCCAAGACTTCATGGGGTCCTCGTCAATCTGGACAGTAATCTGAGCTCTAGGTCGGACGAAACTGTACAGAAACTAGCCCTAGGATCGTTAGCTGTTTTGATGCAGTTTATGGGAGAGAGGCACTTGACTCCGTTGCGATTCAAGCTGCTCGGCACTTTACGAACTTCGCTGAGTTTCAACAGGCCTGGATTTCAGGAACTAGTTTGCGACGCCTGGGACTCTTTCTTGCACAA TATTGCCGTAGGAGATCTGGGGCCCTTGATTCCAACGATCTTCATATCATTGGCAACGCTTCTCGAACGTCGACCTGATGAAACCAGTGCCATGATGGAGTACCTTGTGATCAAGCGGAACAGAGAAGTCGCTGATTACATACCCGAGCTGTTTTTCATCGATGATTTAAAAGTACCTGAAAAAATAGCTGCTGTTGTCAAACAACATATAGCTTTAACTCG gcCTAACAACTTTGAAGATAATTTGAGTATGTGGTTGAAGCGCACGGTGCATGAGACACACGAAATACGGTACAAAGCTCTCATATATTTGAAGAAGTTTCTCGCAGACTCTCGCAGTCATTTGAACGATATGATTCTTAGTGGGAATGTCGTTGATCCATTAATTGTTGAA CTACTTGACACTCTGTTGAATGGGTGCAGGGACAAGGATGAAAATGTTCGATTGGCTTCAGGGGAATGTCTCGGAGAATTAGGTGCGGTAGAACCGAGTCTTTTACCCCGCAGGATCCAATCAAAAG ACGAACCCAAGTTCATCTTCGAAACTAACGAGGAATTCGCCTGTCTTGCTCTTACCTATCTCGTCCGAGCCTTTCAGTCtcaaaaaaatactcaaagcATGGGCTGCTTCGCTCTTGCTATACAG GAAATCCTCAAAACCTACAGCATATCCCCAGAAGGGACCAACCGCCACTGCTGGGAGCAGTTTCCGAATACTGTACAACAAATGATTCATCCCTTTCTGAATTCTCATTACAAGATTACTACGATCAAAGACGACAACGAATATCCGCATCCTATCTACGG ATCCGAAGAGGGTTCGACGTTCAACAAGTGGTCCTATAACTGGATATGCAGTATGTCCGACAGTGTGCACGACTctgctttaaaaaatttaatagcaGCTTGCAGGCCTGCGTTTAGACGGGATGTAAAATCATTGATATTATTCATCCCGTATGTGGTGT CCCATATAGTGGCGAACGGAAATCCAGATGAGTGCAATAAGATTGGGGATGAGATGTTGGCTGTGATAAACGTTATCGAACAGACAAGCGTCGACAAAAATCTAGTCGACAGACGTCCCCTTCGCTATCAATCAGAGTCTGCAAGTAATAGTACGAGAATTTCTGATGAGGATAAAAGGATTCACTGCTCTCAA GTTGTCTTCTCAATTTTGGATCACTTGCAGAGATGGCTGAGAGAGAGAAGATCAATCCGCGATGAAAAGTATCATTCCATAAAAC GCTTTTGCAAAACGTTCAATAGCCTGGCTCTGGCTCAGGGTTGTTATCAAACCCAGGAATACCATCGATCGCTGATGTACTTGGAGGATCACATGGCATCTAGTAATCAAGGCCTTGCCGAGTCAATGGAAACGGGTTTACTAGCG aaaatataCGCCCAGCTCGAAGAACCTGATGGCGTCTCAGGCATTTTGGCTACTCAGGATGAGGTTCCTACGCTTCAGCAGCTGGTACTGGCCCACGAAGTCAGTGGACAATTGCAG GATGCTGCAACATGTTACGAAAGACTTGCCCAAGGGAAAAATGTCAAACCTAAATATTTGCAAGGGATGGTACAGTGTTATCTCGGTCTTGATCACCCTTTTACAGCGACAAACATCACCGAGGGGATTCTTAACAACAG ACCCGAATTGCAGCCACTGATTGTAGATGATGAGATGTTCTGGCGTCTTGCTGATTTTTCCCAGCTGGATGATATGGCGAAAAATACGGCGAAAAAGTCTCTTCTGGACGGACTTATCGCTGGATTACCACCCGATCTCagttcgataaaaaaaagactcGTTTCCATGTTGGGAGCAGCCTCGAGACAAGGAACATATCAACAAAGCTATCCTCAGATAATGAA GCTACATATTTTGAACGAGTTTGAAAAGGCCGCGGCCATAATGTTGATTAATCCTGAACAGCTGCCGAATATATTTGACGAATGGGAAATGCGCGGGCAGCTGGTCAGAGCTTCTAGGGGAGTCGAATCCGTCCTTAGCATGCGAAGAGCAACCCTTGACCTGGCTGTACAGTTACACAGACAGACTACTGAAactgaaaattcaattctgaaacaagaaattggaaaaatatggTTAAAAAGTGCCAAGATCGCAAGAAA gtCAAGATTGTACCAGCAGGCCTACATGTACATACTTTCTGCCAGCGACAGTTGTCCACCTCAAGAATTGTACATAGAACAGGCTCAATTGTACTGGCAAAAGGGCTGTCAAGAAGAAGCTTTTACAACGTTAAAACGGTGTTTCGCTAACTGTTTTCAACCCTCTGCTCATTACAAACAGATGCCTCCTGATTCTTGTGTGGAGGAAAGACGGCAGTGTGCAAGG GCTAAGCTGCTCTACGCAAAATACAACGACGAAACTCTGAATGTAGATACTGACGGTAACATCAGCAACTATAAGGAGGCCATAGAGGTTTGGCGTgtttgggaaaaaagtttgctGTCTTGTGCTCGTTATTACGAAAGCATTGTTGACCGAATGTCGGATGAGGAGAGAGACATAAAGGGCAG AGACTTGCAAATCCACATGATGAACTACTATGGAAAATCACTGCAGTATGGCTGCAAGTACATTCATCAGTCCATGCCTCGACTGCTTACCATTTGGTTGGACTTTGCCTCTCGTCTGCAAGTATCAAACGGTTCGACAAAAATTCGCGAAGACGCTCTTGCGAAGATGACCAAGCTTGTTG AGGTGTATCTTGAAAGGCTTCCCACATTCATGTGGCTCACAGCTTTCAGCCAATTGGTATCGCGCATATGCCATCCGTGTCGGGAAGTACAGAACACATTGTGCTCCATACTGGTTAAACTGATATCCGCTTATCCTCAGCATTGCTTGTGGATGATGGCCTCAGTTTTCAAG TCCTCTTATCCAGTTAGGCAGAAACGATGCCAAGAGATTTTCAATCATCCGGACCTTCGTGTCTCGCGACATACAAAATTAATTCAGGATTTCAATAGACTCTGGGAACGCCTCATCGAGTTATCCAACAGGGCGATACCGGAA AAGACTGCTTTCACTACTGTATCAGCATTATCCAAATATCTACCAAGATTGTTGGCTTCCTCGGACTTTGGACAGATCATGATACCGACAACAAAATTCAGGCAGCTTCATTTACCTTCAAAAGTAACACCGATCGAAACGCATAATCCGTTTCCCAC TCAATGGACACACATTATTGGCATCGAAGACAGAGTGATGGTGATGCAGTCCCTCCAAAGACCGCGTAGGATAACGCTGCGAGGATCGGATGGGAAGCAGTATCTATTTATGTGTAAACCGAAAGACGACTTGCGTCGAGACTTTAGACTCATGGAGTTCAATGATATCGTTAACAAGTACTTGCAAAAAGATCCAGAATCTCGTCAGAGAAGGCTGTACATTCGGACATAC AGCGTGGTACCGCTTAACGAGGAATGCGGTCTGATAGAGTGGGTTCATAATCTGGTCGGATTTCGCCCGATTCTTTTGGACTTCTACAAGGAAAGGGGAATCTCTATGTCGGCTCGAGAGCTAAAGAACGTTATGTGCC AACTCAGAGATTCTCTGGAAAAGAAGCGAAAAGTGTTTTTAGACGTTCTTTTGCCCCGACACCCTCCCGTTCTCGGAGAATGGTTTCGCCTGACTTTCCCTGACCCATACGGATG GTACGAAGCCCGAACAGCATACATCAGGACTACGGCAGTTATGTCTATGGTTGGATACATATTGGGTCTTGGAGATCGTCACggagaaaatatattattcgaCTCAAAATGCGGGGACTGCGTCCACGTTGATTTTAATTGTCTATTCAACAGG GGTGAATTTTTCGACTGGCCAGAAAGAGTTCCATTTCGGCTGACAAATAACATGGTTGAGGCCATGGGACCGCTGAAGTATGAAGGCCCATTCAGAAGGGCCTGCCAAACTACAATGAGGGTTCTCAGGGAGCAAGCCACTACTCTCGTCAGCGTCCTGACTCCATTCGTCTACGATCCCTTGGTCAGCTGGAATAAAAACCAGCCAGATGCAGCAGagaaaacgaatgaaaag GCTGTGGAGAACATAAAGAACATTGAACAGCGTTTGAAGGGCCTGCTCAGATCGCAGGGAAAGAAAGCAGATAATATTGCATTAAACCTTAGCGTTGAGGGACAAACAAATCATTTGATACTGGAAGCAACTAGCGTTGACAATCTTTGCCAGATGTACGTAGGATGGGGTCCGTATTTGTAA